Part of the Bacteroidota bacterium genome is shown below.
GTGAGCTCTTGGTCTTCAAAGACAACAGCAATATTGTCCGGTGTCTTTTCTACTTGTTCCTCAAACAACTGATGGATCGTTTTGTTCTTTGGATAGTCTGCTTTGGTATCGTTCCATTCAATAAGAAGCTGCTGCTTCTCTGCAGAGGTTAAAAGAGACAGATCTTGAAGAGATTGTATTGGTTTCTGAAGCGTGTCTTTAATTAGCTCTGTGAAGTGAGAAGCAAATCGTTTGATACTTTCTTCTTCAAATAAATCAGTTGCATAGTCAAAGCTTATGTTAATACCATCTTCATGTTCAAAGGCCCCGGCACTTAAATCAAACTTGGCAATGGGATATTCCGAGAAGACAGGAGCTGTTTGGAGATTATGTAAAGCTAATTCTCCTCCAATGTTATTCGTGTTTTGGAAAGTGAACATAACCTGGAAAACAGGGTTTCTGTTTAAAGCTCTGGTGATATTAAGATACTCAACCAACTGTTCAAAAGGCACATCCTGATGTTGATAAGCTTGAAGGGTTGTTTCTTTAACTTGGTGTAGGATGTCTAAGAAGGATTCTGTCCCTTCAAAGCTGGTTTTAAGGGCCAGGGTATTGACAAAGAATCCGATAAGTCCCTCGATTTCTTGATAGTGCCGATTGGCAATGGGAGAGCCTATGACGATATTGTTTTGTCCTGTATATCGATAAAGAAGGACCTGGAACAAAGCCAGGAGAGTCATAAAGAGCGAACAGCCGTGTTGTTGAGAGAATTGATTGAGCTGATTTTTAATGTCTTTAGATAAGACATAATGATAAGAAGCGCCCTTGTAGGTGAGTTCTTTGGGTCTGGGTTTATCAGTTGGTAACGCGAGGAGATCCGGGATATCGGATAGTTGTTGTTTCCAGTAAGAGAGCTGACGTTCGAGAACCTCTCCTTGTAACCACTGCCTTTGCCAGAGGGCGAAGTCAGCGTATTGAATGGGGAGTAAGGGAAGATCTGGATCTTGATTTTGTAGATAAGCGTTGTAAAGCTCCGAGAGTTCTTTAAAGAAGATGCCCATAGACCATCCATCACAGATGATATGATGCATGGTGATGAGAAGCAGATGTTCATCGGAGGCTAGCTTAAAAAGTTTGAGATGGATCAATGGTCCTGACGAGAGATTGAAGAAGATGTTGGTTTCTTGAGTGGCCAAGGTCTGAACATAAGCTTGCTGCTCAGGCTGCGCCGAAAGATCTTCGTAACAGTCAGCAAGACGTATCTGGAGATTTCCCAAGATCTGTTGTTGTGCTTCACCTTGTACGGTTTGGAAGATCGTTCTTAAGGATTCATGGCGTTCAATAAGGGCATTGAAAGCTCTTTCAAAGATATCAAGGTTGAGATGGCCTATGAGCTTCAGTGCTAATGGGACATTATAAATAGCTGTATCTGGCAGAAGCTGGTCTAAGAACCAGAGACGTTGTT
Proteins encoded:
- a CDS encoding non-ribosomal peptide synthetase, with translation LSLRQVGEEYIAPTTQIEQELCTIWSEVLRIEKIGIHDNFFKLGGHSLLATQVISRIRHNYNIDLPLRALFEHPTLQALSQDVEQLMTKDTLSLIPPIVVQQRPDILPLSFAQQRLWFLDQLLPDTAIYNVPLALKLIGHLNLDIFERAFNALIERHESLRTIFQTVQGEAQQQILGNLQIRLADCYEDLSAQPEQQAYVQTLATQETNIFFNLSSGPLIHLKLFKLASDEHLLLITMHHIICDGWSMGIFFKELSELYNAYLQNQDPDLPLLPIQYADFALWQRQWLQGEVLERQLSYWKQQLSDIPDLLALPTDKPRPKELTYKGASYHYVLSKDIKNQLNQFSQQHGCSLFMTLLALFQVLLYRYTGQNNIVIGSPIANRHYQEIEGLIGFFVNTLALKTSFEGTESFLDILHQVKETTLQAYQHQDVPFEQLVEYLNITRALNRNPVFQVMFTFQNTNNIGGELALHNLQTAPVFSEYPIAKFDLSAGAFEHEDGINISFDYATDLFEEESIKRFASHFTELIKDTLQKPIQSLQDLSLLTSAEKQQLLIEWNDTKADYPKNKTIHQLFEEQVEKTPDNIAVVFEDQELT